A genomic window from Gossypium hirsutum isolate 1008001.06 chromosome D12, Gossypium_hirsutum_v2.1, whole genome shotgun sequence includes:
- the LOC107947567 gene encoding syntaxin-124-like, producing MNDLFSSSFKKYSDLKQQVHLDDVEAGEETVNLDNFFEDVDNVKDDMRVVEQIYNRLQESNEETKTAHSAKAMKDLRARMDSDVKQLLKRVKVIKGKLEALEKSNAAHQKLPGSGPGSSAYRTRTSLVSGLGSKLKDMMDDFQGLRAKMTAEYKETVERRYFTVTGQKADEEMIENLIERGEGETLFEKAIQEQGRGQIVDTISEIQERHDAIQEIEKGLIELHQLFLDMAVLVEAQGYQLNDIESHVARASSFVMRGADQLELAKEYQKSSKKWGCIALAIAVFLLVIILFPVLSSTLLKNA from the coding sequence ATGAATGATCTGTTTTCTAGTTCATTCAAGAAATATTCAGATCTCAAGCAACAAGTTCACTTGGATGACGTAGAGGCTGGGGAAGAGACAGTGAACCTTGATAACTTCTTTGAAGATGTAGACAATGTGAAGGACGATATGAGAGTGGTTGAGCAGATTTACAACAGGCTGCAAGAATCAAATGAAGAGACCAAAACGGCTCACAGTGCTAAAGCCATGAAGGATCTTCGAGCTCGAATGGACTCGGATGTTAAGCAGCTCCTGAAACGGGTCAAAGTCATAAAGGGGAAACTCGAAGCACTTGAAAAATCAAATGCGGCTCATCAGAAACTTCCAGGATCTGGTCCTGGATCATCTGCTTATAGAACCAGGACATCCCTAGTGAGCGGCTTAGGCAGTAAACTAAAGGATATGATGGATGATTTTCAAGGGTTAAGAGCCAAAATGACAGCAGAATACAAAGAAACAGTGGAGAGAAGATACTTCACAGTAACAGGACAGAAAGCAGATGAAGAAATGATCGAAAACCTGATAGAAAGGGGAGAAGGTGAAACATTGTTTGAAAAGGCAATTCAAGAACAAGGGCGAGGGCAGATTGTGGATACAATTTCAGAGATACAAGAGAGGCACGATGCTATTCAGGAAATTGAGAAGGGGTTGATTGAGCTTCACCAACTATTCCTAGACATGGCAGTCTTGGTGGAGGCACAGGGATACCAACTGAATGACATCGAGAGCCACGTGGCTCGTGCTAGTTCTTTTGTCATGAGAGGGGCTGACCAACTGGAGTTAGCCAAGGAATATCAGAAGAGCTCAAAGAAATGGGGTTGCATTGCCCTTGCTATTGCCGTCTTTCTCCTTGTTATCATCTTGTTTCCCGTTTTATCATCAACCTTATTGAAGAACGCATAA
- the LOC107946153 gene encoding beta-glucuronosyltransferase GlcAT14A-like, with protein sequence MRKLYRKLELIRNPLTSVRKNVNSQSGRVLSDRKWIIPFFASLLVSITLFLSAIFGLFNTPNGGDQLPFDIISFARTEDSSGYFVESDLKKSFNTSGYASMEAPRLAYLISGTKGDSRRMMRTLQAVYHPRNQYVLHLDLEAPPRERLELTNMVKIDPTFREVENVRVMAQSNLVTYKGPTMIACTLQAIAILLKESLDWDWFLNLSASDYPLVTQDDLLHVFSNLSRNLNFIEHTQIAGWKLNSRAKPIIVDPGLYLSKKSDIAWTTQRRSLPTSFKLYTGSAWVALTRTFVEYCIWGWDNLPRTILMYYTNFVSSPEGYFHTVICNTDEFRSTAISHDLHYIAWDTPPKQHPVSLSMKDFDKMVKSNAPFARKFHKNDPVLDKIDKELLGRTGRFAAGAWCIGGSEGGADPCSVRGNDSVFAPGPGAKRLQELLKTLMSEDSRKKQCS encoded by the exons ATGAGAAAGCTTTATAGGAAACTTGAGTTGATAAGAAACCCGTTGACAAGTGTGAGGAAAAATGTCAATTCGCAATCGGGAAGGGTGTTGAGTGATAGAAAATGGATCATCCCATTTTTTGCAAGCTTACTTGTATCGATTACTTTGTTTCTGTCTGCCATTTTTGGGTTGTTCAATACTCCTAATGGAGGAGATCAGTTGCCATTCGACATTATTTCCTTTGCTAGAACGGAGGACTCTAGTGGGTATTTTGTAGAATCAGATTTAAAGAAATCGTTTAACACAAGTGGGTATGCAAGTATGGAAGCACCTAGATTAGCATATCTTATTTCGGGGACAAAGGGAGATAGTCGTAGGATGATGAGGACCTTGCAAGCAGTGTATCACCCCAGGAATCAATATGTTCTGCATTTGGATCTTGAGGCTCCTCCACGTGAAAGGTTGGAATTGACTAATATGGTAAAGATTGATCCAACTTTTCGTGAAGTGGAGAATGTGCGTGTAATGGCACAATCCAACTTGGTGACATACAAAGGTCCTACGATGATTGCCTGTACCCTTCAAGCAATTGCAATACTTTTGAAGGAGAGCTTGGACTGGGATTGGTTTCTAAACTTGAGTGCCTCCGATTATCCCCTTGTGACCCAAGATG ATTTGCTGCATGTTTTCTCCAATTTGTCAAGAAATCTCAATTTCATTGAACATACACAGATTGCTGGTTGGAAGCT TAACTCGAGAGCAAAACCAATCATTGTTGATCCAGGTCTTTACTTGTCTAAAAAGTCTGACATTGCTTGGACCACACAACGCCGATCACTGCCCACATCTTTCAAGTTGTATACAG GTTCTGCATGGGTAGCGCTTACTAGAACTTTTGTTGAGTATTGTATATGGGGCTGGGATAACCTCCCACGAACCATTCTCATGTATTATACAAATTTTGTTTCCTCTCCGGAAGGCTATTTCCATACCGTTATTTGCAACACTGATGAATTTCGTAGCACTGCAATAAGCCATGATCTCCACTACATTGCTTGGGACACTCCTCCAAAGCAACATCCTGTCTCGTTGTCAATGAAAGACTTTGATAAAATGGTGAAAAGCAACGCGCCCTTTGCCCGGAAGTTCCATAAGAACGATCCAGTCTTGGATAAAATTGATAAAGAGCTATTGGGCCGAACTGGCCGTTTTGCAGCTGGAGCTTGGTGTATTGGGGGTTCAGAGGGTGGAGCTGACCCGTGTTCTGTACGCGGCAATGATTCGGTGTTTGCGCCAGGCCCTGGTGCCAAGAGGCTACAAGAACTGCTAAAAACTTTAATGTCTGAAGATTCTCGGAAAAAGCAGTGCTCATGA
- the LOC107947566 gene encoding QWRF motif-containing protein 3 → MNCATDPPKLRGSKSREVASRFLSPTSTPTHDSPLHSPNKPLSPLRRKSTSTDPRKHRSLEDPPSGLLGGLRPSSTTTTTTSSSSNPKKLDTLADFLGNERLKDFIERKSYEKRTNSVPFSLTKQTSHSEFSRFVENDKQISAKENHRPSVGGSMRYTSKLGFSRKSSSSSSSTSSSSSPNILPGRFSVDESALYKKTSSSQRKPDPMTDNSHVLDSHPEISDPCSASNNDSPAMAKTDSSLSDRKSGIEVCSKYLKDVPSRNRSRGTTWDSNNLNPVSADSSPKIKKSAIKNVIRRTNSHGAYPSQWALSPGRSGSPPMSVESKVKPMSFSSLKPPTSPSRTRGVEKFLNLGLMDLFKSRKSSPLQVCSGDVESVHHLRLIHNSVIQWRYANAKADAVNRNIHNQVQNDLSSGWNSLMKLQHSVVQKKLKLQKEKLEIKMDSILQSQMMALECWADMERQHLSAISMTKQWLHSVVCKVPLVEGAKVDAPSASMALRHAFDLTASIKTMLTVSSPGMVPQIEKTVSVVSELAEVVAQEKLLLEECLELFRMISILEIQERSLTCCIIELNSQQRQIQQQTA, encoded by the exons ATGAACTGCGCCACTGATCCACCCAAACTCAGAGGATCCAAGTCCCGTGAGGTTGCCTCTCGCTTCCTTTCCCCTACCTCCACACCCACCCATGATTCCCCCCTCCACTCCCCCAACAAACCTTTATCCCCTCTCCGCCGCAAATCCACCTCCACTGACCCCAGAAAGCATCGCAGCCTTGAAGACCCTCCCTCCGGCTTACTTGGAGGCCTTCGGCCTTCatctaccaccaccaccaccacctcttCTTCATCTAACCCGAAAAAGCTTGATACTCTCGCCGATTTTCTTGGGAACGAGAGGCTAAAAGATTTTATCGAGCGAAAGAGCTATGAGAAAAGAACAAATAGCGTCCCCTTTTCACTTACCAAGCAAACAAGCCATTCAGAATTCAGTAGGTTTGTTGAGAATGACAAGCAAATTAGTGCCAAAGAAAATCATAGGCCCTCTGTGGGAGGATCCATGAGGTACACATCCAAGCTGGGTTTCTCCAGAAAATCCTCCTCCTCTTCGTCTTCTACTTCATCATCTTCGTCTCCCAATATTCTACCTGGAAGGTTTTCTGTTGACGAGAGTGCTCTTTATAAAAAAACATCATCTTCTCAGAGAAAACCAGATCCCATGACTGATAATTCTCATGTTCTTGATTCTCATCCTGAGATTAGTGATCCATGTTCAGCCTCGAATAATGATTCTCCAGCTATGGCTAAAACTGATTCTTCTTTGAGCGATAGAAAATCAGGGATAGAAGTATGTTCCAAGTATTTGAAAGATGTACCATCAAGGAATAGATCCAGAGGAACTACTTGGGATTCAAATAATCTCAATCCAGTGTCAGCTGATAGTTCTCCTAAGATTAAAAAGTCCGCCATTAAAAATGTCATACGAAGGACTAATTCACATGGCGCTTACCCGTCTCAGTGGGCATTGTCACCGGGGCGGTCTGGGTCACCACCAATGTCAGTTGAAAGCAAGGTCAAACCGATGTCATTTTCGAGCTTGAAACCACCTACTAGTCCTTCTAGGACCAGAGGAGTGGAGAAATTCTTGAATTTGGGATTAATGGATTTGTTCAAGAGCAGGAAGTCATCTCCTCTGCAAGTGTGTTCGGGTGATGTGGAAAGTGTCCATCATTTGAGATTGATCCATAACAGTGTGATACAATGGCGGTATGCAAATGCTAAAGCCGATGCGGTGAATAGGAACATACATAATCAAGTTCAG AACGATCTGTCATCCGGGTGGAATAGTCTTATGAAGCTGCAACATTCCGTGGTACAAAAGAAATTAAAGCTTCAGAAGGAAAAGCTTGAGATCAAGATGGACTCTATACTTCAATCTCAA ATGATGGCATTGGAGTGTTGGGCAGATATGGAAAGACAGCACTTGTCAGCTATTTCCATGACTAAACAATGGCTGCATTCTGTTGTTTGTAAAGTGCCTCTCGTAGAAGGAGCAAAG GTTGACGCACCATCAGCTTCAATGGCACTTCGACATGCATTTGATCTCACAGCTTCCATCAAGACAATGCTAACAGTTTCCTCACCAGGG ATGGTACCTCAGATTGAGAAGACCGTGTCAGTGGTTTCGGAACTAGCAGAGGTGGTTGCACAAGAAAAGCTACTGCTGGAGGAGTGCCTTGAACTTTTCAGGATGATATCTATTCTAGAG ATTCAGGAGAGGAGCTTAACGTGCTGTATTATTGAACTCAATTCACAGCAAAGGCAGATACAGCAACAAACAGCATAA